In Aedes albopictus strain Foshan chromosome 3, AalbF5, whole genome shotgun sequence, the genomic window ccctcagttgagaatcttcaaaattcacgttgaatttcactcattgaaaatgaaaattttaaactctgcttaATACTCATTTCTCTTGTTGCATTCATCCTAACTTTCTTAATCCATACTCTTGATTTACCGTCTAATTTCCTTGCGCTGGAACCATCCATTTTTAACGAACGTCTTACTCTCAGTTAGTTATTACTTATTTCACACGCATGTTCATTTAGAATTTCCCACAATCCTTCGAATTGTCGTATTTTGTAGCCAACCTTAGAAGCATCAGTTGTTGTTTTGAATCATATCACAAACATACCATATTCTTCTTGTAATCATTAGGTCGTTTCGGTTCTTGAACGCCAAGATTTTTTTCGTTGTCTGTTTTAATTTCGAACGGATCCAACATATCTATttcctgcagtatttttttttgtgcatATTAGGTCTCCTGAAGTTTGCTCATACTGTCTTGCGTCTCACCTAATGAGAACATCCATATTCAAAATTTTACCACTTAGTGCAACAATCAACCTTGTTGTCTCTCtggttacagatttttttttgtttttttttttggaacaacCGAATTATAAATTCACAATTAACTCTTCTCAGCAACATTTTCTATGGAAGTCGTCATGTACTGTTTGTCACTACTAATTTTACTCTTTTCATAAATATTATTCCTTTATATCTTCTCTAAATCCAGTACATCGGCAAACCCCCGATACCAGCACTGAAGTTACGCCAATATGAATAGGCAGTTACATCTTCATCTTCTAGAAATAACGTTATCACTGGGACAAAACCTTCTCCTCAGCTAAGATTtctattggcgattaaaagtagaggttatgtcgtgaaagtttgaaagggaaatatcAGTTCCCTATCAGTTTAATCATCAATTTTTTGGttaatttatcgataaaatgaatttttctaccccgatcacacattaaattttatctggaacgactcaatcactaaaatacgaaatgggatttcacaaaacttaacctcactttaggaggccaatgaGCGCTTCCAGTTATTACCTGAAGCTGCCaacgatcattttgcatgtgtatatcgtgggacaggcacaaagatgctctatgcccaaagaaaatcaaagttttttttctcgaaaaatgcTTGGAtcaatcgggaatcgaacccgttaccctcagcatgatcatgttgaatacccacgcctttacggcTATGGCTAATATGGGCCATTAGTTCTATTACATCTTCTCCATATAATTTTACCTCATATTCCATTCTGACATTTCTAATCCAGAGGTACCAATTCCGTTACGCTCTCCGGGAGCTATGCTGTGTCTTGCACCAGCTTCTTACAAGTCGGTTTCAAACAACACCATCTTCCCCCCATAACGCTCTCCGGGAGCAATGCTGTGCATTGCACCAGCCGCTGTATAACGGTCTCCGGGACCAGTCTTCACGCTCTCCGGGAGCAATGCCGTACGAATCcatttcctctttttttttttaggaCCAACCCACTCTAAGAGGAGCTGCATTGTATTATGTTTCCagatcaaaaccgaattagcgacattttttctttgacttccgctgcttttgccttgcgttaaacacaatgtcggaagtggggcgctgtattgtacacctggtgctctatacagcgccccacttccgacattgggtttaacgcaaggcaaaagcagcggaagtcaaagaaaaaatgtcgctaattcggttttgaactggaaacataatacaatGCACAACGTTTCTCTCGTTTGTCAATTTCCCCATGAAACTCTCTCAATCCTAAAGGGAATGCAACCATCGCTGCTTCCCGTAATCACTTTTCTTCAGGTTCAATGACAAACGTGCAGTATCATGTTCGCAGCCTTTCCGTCGGTTAAACCGCAAATGTTCCAAACTAAATCAGCCAAAAACGGTTCTGTTCTTCCTCCCTTGTCAACTAAATCGCCAATCCTTGTCGCCACTGTgggagacgagcttggtggtctagtggctaccgcttctgattcatatgcagaaggtcctgggttcaatccctggctcgtccctttcctcctactttgtatctttctatcaagTTTCTCTCTCAccctctctctctcctacatatacatctcatgtatattcgtatgttcgtagcgatcgctagaaccagaaacggattgaaaaaaaaagccgtttcccttccttccaactttcatcacagcacagtgtcaatctatcatataacgcctacaaattatgcaaccaagcggactgtgccgcttcacagtaatcttcacacaatctatcgctttacgcctggcacccttgcaccaatgcacgatccatgtgccaaaaataaacatttcccaccaacacaccaacatccgcatgaccttgtgcaggcgcagaggattcaacggcctgatgtgggcaagcgattgcaatcatcacttccctccccttccccattgacctgcaacctgacgcagcaggcgccattgtcgcctaaaaatacaagaccaccaacgctcacacactgaagatgcctgttagtcccaagcagctatctcattggttccttgtgtgagtgtagctgatctggcgatactggagttgcaactgcgggcggtcaatcaagctcaagctcaagctcaatcctTGTCGCCACTGTGGGATCCTTAACAGTTCCCCcataaccggttccggatgttcctgaTCCGGGCACTTACTGGTCTACTGGATGCCGTCTCCTCCGTCAACAATCCGCTTACTTCCTCTCATACTGctcaccactgactgactgagcaGCACAACAACACTCAAAACTCAAACCACCAAACTTATACAACTGTTTACCATGTAACAAGATTTACCCATTTTGATTACAAGGTTTGTATACCTGCAAGGTACCAcacatataatcctaaaaactttgatgtaaataataagaacaccaagaaataaagcaatgagtgaaatcacgagtcaactcatgcatgattttttcagcgATGAGTTAGGCGAGTCAAGAATCACGCGTGaaaaaactcaaccatgagatttgagaatttgagtttttaccaacactggagtAGATCCCATTGGTTtctaggagtgtttcaggggctttcaaaggcgtacttttcttttgtcgttttcgcttctaatcaaatcttgtcagccatttttgcatctagtcatgtttaaaacgatttcagtccactagatctgtcttcaaatgagcgattccttgtcatttaaatgaattgtcactagctgggACTAGCTGggtacaaaacacgaaaaacccgggaaaattccgccagagtgaaaaaatatcggatatcgggtcaaagtcgggtcaaattttatcaaatgttggaccactgttggaatCACATCGGGTAACAGTTGGGTTTATGTTGGGTTTAGTGCCCAAaacaaaaacaggtcaatgataggtgtatgtcgggttatacggcatcaattacgaacaaagcttcaaccgttcaacaattagcgagaaccgtcaaACATTAGGATTAGccagcttaaggaagcgttcagcATTTTGGTTACAGACTtctcatacaaatgttctattttctctttgaaaatggaatttaagggaatacaaattcaatgggtatatggaataagtagatctagattctagacgttcactgtatatttttcaactaaagttgaattatgcacggaaaaaacaaacgaaaaccaaaatgccaaccgttcaacaattggcaaattaccctagtaaagatataaaaataataataatttgctGATAAAACCTCCAAACTTGTCCCATGTTCTACGAAAATCCTTATTGGACCACTTTGTTGCACATGGCAGAATatttagaagattttctggatgcatagttgaagaaaaatccgaaataatctttgaaggtTGACTAAAGAATTTTTAggataaattccagaaaaaaactctTAAAGGGTCGTAGAAAAACTTTTGATTGAATATCTGCAGTTAATGCACAAGAATTCATTAttgaaatcctaaagaaaatcaTGCGGTCATTccataggggccgttcataaaccacgtagactttttggggggagggggggtctgaccaaagtctacgcgccatacaaatttcaaaatttttgtatgggcaaaagtctacgaggggggagggggggtctgaaatggccaaattttggtctacgtggtttatgaacagccccatacgTAATCTTTCTAAATATTAAAAACGAATTTCTGGAGCTATTTTTAGTGTAAAGTTTTATTTTGAGCCCCACTTCTAATGTTACCAATACTTACCAATCGGTGGCCGAAAAATTCCAATCGGCAAATCTCCGTACTTGTCCCGCACCATCACCTCGGCACACTTCTTGCTGAAGGTATAAGTGTTCGGGAAATCACCTATCAGATGTGGCTCCATCGCTTGCAATTCCGTATCGTTCAAATTGGACACAATGTTCATGATGTTAGCATATCCTCCAAACCCGATGTCGTCATAAATGCGTTCTTCAATCATACTCTTGTCACAGTTCGAGAAGAAAGTAGACACATGCACTACCACCTTGAGCCGCTTCATCAGACTCACAAGTCCCAGCAAACGATCGGTGTATTCTACATTCGTTCTCAGCGCACAATTCAGCGGTTCATTGAAGTTGATCGAGGCCAACAGATTGAAAACTACATCCACTTCTTCCACCAGTCTCACTTTCATTTCTTCCGCAATCATGTTACTCTCACTATCCAAGTCGACTTCGACCGGAATCACTTTGCCCCTCAATTCCTTATACTTAGACGGATCTTGCCAAACTCGATCGAACAGAACCCCCTCCAGCATCTTCTGCAGACGTTCATCAGCACTGGAGTTCCGCTTAGCTCGTATCATAACGTACACCTTCGCGACATCCAACGACCGTAGGATCTTCTCGAGCAGAACCTGACCGAGGAAGCCCGAGGCCCCAGTAATCAAAACCGTCGACCCTCGGTAGAACTTTCCAACCTTCGAACTGTTACCGTCACTCATCTTGAAGCCCTTCCTCTTGCGGGACGATCTAATCCGGCGTACGACCGTAAAGCAACTAATCGGATTAATCCGCAACCTCTCCAGACCACAGTTCTTCAGAAGGCGCATTGTAGGAGCCGCTCCTCTTTGGCAAACAACTTCAATTGCGATTATCTTCTGCCTGGTAGTGGGGATGGGGTTGATCCCGCCGGATACACCACCCATGAGTTGCCATATTCGCGAATGACTACCCTAATGCGATGTAGACGCCGTAAGCCACCACGCTGCATTTGCCCACGGTAAACATCTCTCGGCGGCGGATCCGCAACGTAGATATTTACCAGCAACTCATCAACGTTAACAACGTGATTGAACGCGGCCCGCACCGTATACAGTTGACTTGGTGCGATTTTTCTATGCGTCAGGCTTGATTGCACCACCAGCTCCAGTACCAGCAGATGCCTTGTGGTCGCGATGCAAGTCACAATTGCAGGTGACCAGCGAAATTTGAATATCGATTATCCGCTGGGGCTGCGATTAAGGAATTATGTTGTGCAGGTAAACAAAAACAGGAGTGCAACCGATGTACGTTGGCTTAGCCGACTTAACCAATTTGCGTATCATCGCTGCTAATGTTGACGTCGTTGATGCGGTGCAATGCGAGTAAGAATCCGATTAGCTTGCCGTCAAGGGTATTGTAACGATGAGATGACCAATTAATGTGTTTGATGTGCAAAGTTTAGCGTTACAGCGCACATTTGCAGTTCAGTATCAACGGCAGATATATCTGAACCTAATAAATATCAGCAATCCGAAGGAGTGTTATGTAAAACATTGCGGACCTATTGATTTTCAGAATTGTTATTTACTTATTCTAACTGTTGAACATAAAGTTAACCTCAGAACTTTCCCATCCAAACTAAATTATACAACcaagggggtctccagttagcctagtggttaaggctatggatcgccaatccggagacggcgggttcgattcacgttccggttgggaaaatttctcgactccctgggcatagtgtatcattgtacgtggccacacaatgtacaaattcatgctatgccaggcaaagaaagcccttcaattaataactgtggaagtgctcaaagaacactaagttgaagcgaggtcggccaagttccagtgggaacgtagagccataaagaagaataagtcaaccaagtttcaggcaatttgaacAACCAAACCTTTCATGACTAAGGGGACAAAACTGTCGAAAATATCCAATATCGCTTTTATGACATACACTGACTGTGGGTGCTAATTGATTGGGCATACACCGATGCAAAAACTAtggtttgaattgagctcaaatttttaCACGGAACTACGAAAACAAATATGCCGAATTTTGCTTATACGAAGTACAATATGTTCCCGATCACAGGTCTAAACGTGACAAGGCAACCAAAATGGGTAAAAGTAACCGGAGAGCAGCTTGATTAACACGCGTGCCGCTTTCCGAACGACAGTTTCGTACATTTTGAATGCCTTACtgtcaatgttaaacagcaagcacgaaagaccatcacattGCCGAAACTCTtaacgagattcgaagggattcaggagtgtccctgatactcgaactatgcatATCACCTAATCCAATCAGTTTACCCGGGAATCCGTAttggtgcataatctgccatagctggtctcgatcaattgtatcatacgctgatttattttgaacaagtgatgtgcgggcacgttgtattcgcggcatttcttcaACACTGATCATGGTTTCCActggaatccttgccaggatttaAATTGGAATCTCTGTCAGAATTTCTCTTGAATCCCTGCCAgaattcgtctggaattcctgccaggtttctgctagaattcctgccAGGATACTGCTGGGATTATAGCCGAGATCTCCTTtggaattcctgccagaattgCACTGGAATCCCTGTCCTGATTGCCTTGGAATTCCTGTCTTGATTTTCCCTGGTATCCCAGTCAAGATTACTGTCAGATTTCCTTCGAAATGCCTGTTAGAATTCCCACGGATTAAGTCTCAGGATTACACTGGAATTCCCTGTTAGAATATCTCcaaaattcctgtgaaaattcctccggaactcttgttagaattcctccgaaattcctgttaggattcctctggaaatattgttggggttcctccgaaaatttcctaACAAGATTTTGCCGGAATTCCTGTCAGCATTTTCCTGTTACCACTGCCTGCCAGGCTTCCCCAGCAATACCTGTCAAtattctcctgcaatttctgtcAGGATTTTCCTGGAATCTCTCTGGAAGCACCGCATACCATCACCCCATtctgtaaagtttttttttctttcttcaaaCACTTAACCTGATTtgaagctcttttgtccactagggcactgcgtgagcgattctaattggcaCTTACTCTTTGTACAGCGCCTGGATTCTTTTCTTAttttactatattgaactggttgccgttgcgctgctgtcacttttctaccctgtccatggtagaatgatgagcacgaggatgttgatgtatgactcttgttccttttccagtccgattggcggtccattatgagttgccgttagccgatatccatgtttccgggtccgttggagcatatggtctgaagagggtcaggtgccagccgctctcgaggggggggggggagcaactgacgaaaaattgccggggctgggatcgaacccatgaccatccacttatgaagtgaacgtgtagcttctacgctacgggccccggctaattCTGTAAAGTTGATAACGTCAAATTTGAACATTACCATACAAAAATATCAGTAACGGATTAGAGCGATATTTTCTCTAAAATTATAAATGTAGGGTGGAGTAGGCTAAAATGGGCCACTTATTGAACTCACACACCATAACCGCCATCCAATTCTGTAAAGATAAAAACATTTAGTTTGTACATTATTATACAAAAAATAATTAGTAGTATTGCAATCAAACTTAAGCACTTTGCGCCACCCGTGGGTCTTAGGGGGTCATAGACAGCTCAAAAAGAATCTATGTAATATTGCCATAGACTAATTGCTCCCAATTTCAGACTATTACAGAACACACTGATTACGGCAACGATTAATTCAATGGTTtgataatttgttaaaaaaaatacaaaaataagaaataaaacaaacagtTCTTCGTTTTGCATAAGATGGATGGGGACACCCTGCTGAATAGATGAAACACTCTTCCTATGAACAACGGAAATCGAATACATACTTCAAATAAATCTTTCTGCTAGACTGCTAATCTCTTTAATCCACGCTTAAAGCTGAACAAGCAACCAATTTCCTAAACGAATCGTCCCGTCGTCGCCGGAAATCCCCACTGCGGGTGGATCCATCGTCGTTATCTCGAAATCTTGTCTCGGAACACTTGAAAAGCATGTCGTCAATACGCCAATTACACGCATGGACGTCGTCTTCATGGTGGACGCGGTGTCACCTGATGATTCAAACGCCACTTGAGTAAGTAGTTTATTTGACTTCCAACCGTTCGTTCGTTACCAGATTAATTCCGCATCGTTGATGTCACATTTAATCGGGAAATTTGGTACACATGATCTTCAAATGTAATTTGCGTCATGTACGACACTTTCGCATTTTTGTGCGTGAATCAATGATAGAATCCTACAATTACGTCAATCGgatcaaaaactggtaaatattTCAATTTCTTTGTTCGTTGGAAGATCAAATTTGTTATGACATTTGACTTACGTGAGAGATGCATGATTCTAAAGAGGGAAATAATTGTAGTtgttcttaaggacagacttgttagaatcccaaaatggcagccacaatgaccgacttcggcacctactcacgatttcgagcgtataattctcttcgtaaacaaaaccagcgcacctaatCTTCTTATTCTAAGCTTATTACTAGtgacaagaacagaataataaaatgcactgttgtttgaagattGCTTCtcaagatttgtgcgtctgaagttctgatgtactgttgaagcgggatttcaagacgtttgtccttaaggagaaactggatgtagggtattggttcatAGCGAAGGTGTGCTTGGGGCTTCGTCACAGCGATGACCGGGAATGgatcgcacattggagtaaatcacatcaaaacctgatcataagtggaaaaactcaaaatgaagtaattgggttttccgttgtgtttttgccaagtgtagttatcgtgtaatcgtttgacagctaagcagtgtacaaatgttttgtttacgcttatcagaagaggttaagtgaagctgaagtttagccgttttctttgatataactcacagcgcgtgctagttttgaccgtacaaagtgaatgaaattgatagtcaatcaattcaacaatgcagtttgttaaagaaggttaatgttgttattctgttaatttgaaacccaaacaaattgacgttgaatttacatacaatatatgaaaatattgaaaaaaatatttgatggaatcctttaccgtacattcaaaatgaaataagttaattttccggctgtttccggaaaatctgcgtttagtgtatgttaaaactattgttcctctttcaaatgcagaaagaaaaccttccggatgtttccgatttcaaaagttgcaacactttgaaaaaatcgtgataattatattattatatgatattatttgccttaaaacactatttggccctctgaacgtatttttgctggaaactagaactcaacagctttcaagcaaaaaaaaagaagtttaaaatcggtcaactggttcaaaagttgtgattttttgaaaaattttagtttagaaaaatcttgacttttacaatcataaaattggtcaccctaatgacgaaataaaaaaatacgaaaactatgaaatacgtttcattactaatttgggttgcatttgggttgtaaaaatgcgtcaaaataattttgatcagttttgatgtactaggtgctccactgtggatCGGCTGCACTGATTAGTTAATAAAAGGGCTGGATACCAGGGGGCGGATGGTGACAGGCCGAAGAGCAGTCTTGGAAGCGGCCATTGTAGATTTGTAAAACACTGAACGGATTTAGCGAGCATTGCTGGAAATATGACGATAATTCACAAAACTCAGATTTTTCACTCGGACTATTGATTCCTTAGCTAAGTCGGCAAAGAATTAGAGCAAATCTCTTCATACAAAACTAAGGATAGGCGAATAAACTTGATGAGCGAGTGGCTTCATAAGATCGATCTGATTTAGTCCTGACCGAAATGTTTACATCATTTCATCATGGCTATTTATTCGTGTGACTGTTGTGCAGTTTGTGGCGATCAAATTGATAACTCTATGAGAGATTTGTCCTTTTAAATCGCATATTTACATTGATAAAGAGTTGGTTGGTAGCCAAGCTGGTCATTGTAGATGATTCCTTCTTTTAATTGAAGGTTCCTAtttgtggcgtgtgcgtgttgttTTGTGTTAATTTGTTAAAGTGTGTGCTATGAGAACTCACGGTCGTTTACGGTTAGGCGCGGGAACCATTCCCGGTTCCGCGGGCCGAGCCGTGTGCTAGACAGAGACCTATTGAATTAAAGGGTCCAAACAAAGAGGTCGGTTTATTTTAAAAACTGTCTCCCTCCATTATAGTGCAAGGTATTCAAATTCTCCTGAGCTGTACTCTTCCTCAGAGCACAGCTTAGCTCCTGCTAGGAAAGGGGAGGGGAAGGGTACTTGAACCGAATATTTTATCACTGCACTATTATTCCTTTATCAGGCCGACAAAACTAAGGTCGGCAaggtgtcaacgcatactattatggacaTGATTATACGCATGattaaatgtaggtacaaaaccatttttgtTTAAAAGAAACACTCGAAAATTTAAGTggaaatattcttgccactgaccgttcggggtacttttcttcttaagACTGCAATAAACAGcctgaaaaatattttcaaagcGAAAAAAAAGCTAAACTCATAATACAGCTCATGTAAACctgtaatttgattatttcttaaaatatttacaaaatcatCAGTTTTACAGTAAGTTTGAGCTTATTTTTGTTCAAGCAGTCAAATTCTAACGTTAGTAGTAGCTGCTTATTCAAGGAGCCACAAAGTTTTTAATTTTCTCCCTTTCCCGTCATTTGCCGCTCATTTGTACAGCCCTGTTACATAATTCGTAGCGACAAAACAGTTACAGCGATACTTGACCCTATCACTTCTGTGATATTTTCCTACTGTTTTTACACAACGTGAAGAGGATCCGATACTTAccataaaatacaaaacaaaaaccaaCAATTTGTTGGTAACCCAACGGTTTCAAGTCAGCAAAAAAACAAAGGGAACTAAATTTGGCCAtatggagatttttaaggctgaaaatgtcaataaTATTGGGAGTTCCCTTTCATCTCCGAAAAGGGAAAAGACCATTAGGTCGAACGTCATGTAGCCGAATGAACAATATCCTGAATGGACATTACTGTCACAGGGAGCATTAAAAAAACTCGCAATATTTTCTTCAAAGTAGTTACTGGCGTAGTTCTGTGAAATGAtgtaagcgacattgacaatttTGGCACATATTAGGTTATTATGCATTAAACGTTTGGTCATTCTTTAAGTTTTCTTGCCTAGATACTATATTACAAAAATAGAATTAAGTCTAGCCAATCAGTCTGTGCGGCTTTCAGCCGAAGATGTtgtcaaataaataaaataaataaaatattacgactagatcttgcattgaATTCAATAAACTAGCAAACTATTTCAAATCACgtttttatgttattttttttatttatttttttgtagtaACATATTTACAGCTATTGGCATGACTACCATAATTTTTTCCTATATAATtttaccttcttttgaacatactgttctttctagtaatgctttttgataatttttagcaTACTAACTAATAATATAATTGTgtataatatttttccttcttttaaaaataggtcgttctttctagttatactatcAGCGTCTCATAAcgtcactttttacctgttcaacgaccctaaaacttgcttTTGTGGATAATTCAGGATAaggatcaaattgaaaatggacggaaacaACTATTCTcgccattttctacaaattataagcaaatttgttaagaagattcaaatatttacattcgttgaacaagtagatttgaggttagggaatcgccgcTGAAAATGTCCAAAGAGATCTCCTACAAAGATCCACTTAAATATCAAAAGATGTGAAGATCAACGttacgttttatttttttaataacctctagttcaatgtacttattagacattgcatttttgatactttatac contains:
- the LOC109397157 gene encoding fatty acyl-CoA reductase wat encodes the protein MGGVSGGINPIPTTRQKIIAIEVVCQRGAAPTMRLLKNCGLERLRINPISCFTVVRRIRSSRKRKGFKMSDGNSSKVGKFYRGSTVLITGASGFLGQVLLEKILRSLDVAKVYVMIRAKRNSSADERLQKMLEGVLFDRVWQDPSKYKELRGKVIPVEVDLDSESNMIAEEMKVRLVEEVDVVFNLLASINFNEPLNCALRTNVEYTDRLLGLVSLMKRLKVVVHVSTFFSNCDKSMIEERIYDDIGFGGYANIMNIVSNLNDTELQAMEPHLIGDFPNTYTFSKKCAEVMVRDKYGDLPIGIFRPPIVSSTYQEPVAGWINNFNGPSGLVVMLSEGLYSAAFVDTRKRPFLVPVDYCVNALLICAVDIAKQRSLAPSIPVYNYTNPEDIFTWERIIDRFYEGLDPAKRMLAYLVTATVTRSPARYAMCKTLMRVEGFFLDLARQFRGQAPAMSQVFERMINQSEVLKFFTFHEWTMQNENMQRLWRDEVSKEDSELFPFDLTRMDWDDYYRNFIPGVVKYAIAPRKAKDEKSKRVEGSGEVRKFSLYSIWSFLFHSLLNLLKNFTGR